The following proteins come from a genomic window of Candidatus Glassbacteria bacterium:
- a CDS encoding archease produces the protein MNNFHPAHPVCQGGQSGRQNSMAGGRRYEHFEHTADLGLHIYGESLKELFENACEALCAQLTEPCRVMPAESREVELEANSGEELLRSWLAELLFLFSGQAWLARKAEITEITPTRLTATIYGERSDPVRHEIEVEIKAVTWHMLGIEKQADGTLRGTVVLDI, from the coding sequence ATGAACAATTTTCACCCGGCGCACCCGGTGTGTCAAGGTGGCCAGAGCGGGAGGCAAAATAGCATGGCCGGCGGTAGGCGGTACGAGCATTTCGAGCATACGGCCGATCTGGGCCTGCATATCTACGGCGAGAGCTTGAAGGAACTGTTCGAGAACGCCTGCGAGGCACTGTGCGCCCAGCTTACGGAGCCATGCCGGGTAATGCCCGCGGAAAGCAGGGAAGTCGAACTCGAAGCCAACAGCGGCGAGGAGCTGCTGCGCAGCTGGCTGGCCGAACTGCTTTTCCTTTTCAGCGGCCAAGCCTGGCTGGCGCGTAAGGCGGAGATAACGGAGATTACCCCAACCAGGCTGACGGCGACAATTTACGGCGAGCGCTCAGACCCGGTCCGTCACGAAATCGAGGTGGAGATAAAAGCGGTTACATGGCACATGCTGGGGATTGAAAAGCAGGCTGACGGGACGTTGCGGGGTACAGTCGTGCTGGATATTTAA
- a CDS encoding septum formation inhibitor Maf: MSDSSRPRLILASASPRRTELLRRIGVEHTVLPAHIDEAVDVPVEPGAHVCALAERKALAVAAGEPEALVLGADTIVYHGDEILGKPRDLEHAVELVGRLAGSSHEVYTGVALAGPGGNPADSSFEVTRVKFRELSNDEIRRYVTTEEPFDKAGAYGIQGYGATLVEQVDGCYFNVMGLPLVRLVRMLAARGISYPFGPLEWSRRK, encoded by the coding sequence ATGAGCGATAGCAGCCGTCCCCGCCTGATCCTGGCCAGCGCCTCGCCGCGGCGCACCGAACTGTTGCGCCGGATCGGAGTGGAGCATACCGTCCTGCCGGCCCATATCGACGAGGCCGTCGATGTTCCAGTCGAGCCGGGAGCGCATGTCTGCGCCCTGGCCGAACGCAAGGCGCTGGCCGTGGCAGCCGGAGAGCCGGAGGCATTGGTGCTGGGCGCGGACACGATCGTCTATCACGGCGATGAAATCCTGGGCAAGCCCCGTGATTTAGAGCATGCGGTCGAACTGGTCGGCCGCCTAGCCGGCAGCAGCCACGAGGTCTATACCGGCGTCGCCCTGGCCGGCCCCGGCGGCAATCCCGCGGACAGCTCTTTCGAGGTGACCAGGGTGAAGTTCCGTGAACTGAGCAATGATGAAATCCGCCGCTACGTGACCACCGAGGAACCGTTCGACAAAGCGGGAGCCTACGGGATCCAGGGCTACGGCGCTACGCTCGTGGAACAGGTCGACGGCTGCTATTTCAACGTGATGGGCCTGCCGCTGGTGCGGCTGGTGCGGATGCTGGCCGCGCGGGGAATCTCTTACCCGTTCGGTCCGCTTGAGTGGAGCCGGAGGAAGTAG
- a CDS encoding D-tyrosyl-tRNA(Tyr) deacylase: protein MRVVVQRVSRASVTVDQDVTGSIGPGLMLLVAMHGEESEDDLAWMVNRCVGLRIFQDSNGKMNLSLADMDGAILVVSQFTLYGDCRKGRRPSFIKAGDPEVSEKLIERFIELLREQGVEVATGRFGAMMDVELVNQGPVTLIIDR, encoded by the coding sequence ATGCGAGTGGTGGTCCAGAGAGTGAGCAGGGCCTCGGTTACCGTGGATCAGGATGTTACCGGCAGTATCGGTCCCGGGCTGATGCTGCTGGTGGCGATGCACGGAGAGGAGAGCGAGGACGACCTGGCCTGGATGGTCAACCGCTGCGTGGGCCTGCGGATTTTCCAGGACAGTAACGGTAAAATGAACCTCTCGCTGGCCGATATGGACGGGGCGATCCTGGTGGTCAGCCAGTTCACCCTTTACGGCGACTGCCGCAAGGGACGGAGACCATCGTTTATCAAGGCCGGGGACCCTGAAGTGAGCGAGAAATTGATCGAACGGTTTATCGAGCTTCTGCGCGAGCAGGGCGTTGAGGTGGCCACCGGGCGGTTCGGCGCGATGATGGACGTGGAACTGGTCAACCAGGGTCCGGTGACCCTGATAATCGACCGCTGA